The DNA region GAGTACTGAATAATCCTGaaacaagcaaataaaaaaccgaacaaaaacaatagctgtttcgctgcgcttcgctacgaaacagctaaaaaattAGCCGAGGGCGGCAAAGGATCGAGTAGCCGGCAAAATCGCCGGCTGCCAGCGCTTCTGGACAACACTGCTCATACAAAAAAACTTCAATCCACAAAATAAAGTTTGATAATTCCCTGACATTCGGTTACATAATGCAGGCAGATTAAATACAAAACACTGATTGTCATTCATCACTGCTGCTGCACACAGCATACAAAAAGTGCATCCAACTGGCTTGTGAATACTAATaatgcatattatttttttatttttttattttttaaatccttTGTTTTGGCAGCGTGTACCGCAACTATgtataataaatgttaaattcgcacatctattatatcattgcggtacccactgccaaaacataggattcgaactgcctctagctacccgacaatctcggtagtctagttggtaagacactgctctagaattgcaacggtcgtgggtttgaatcccatccgagtaatatgcctgagatatttttcacaagactcgggacagtactgagtatacagtgctaacacacatcggtgtacgggtaaaaaacaaaaaattaagttGTCAAAGATCCCATTAGAAATGGCTACGGCCAATGGTTACAGCAACAATCATTTTAACAATGAACAGAACATTGGCACTACTGCTGCAGTTGTTAATTAAAAAAGAGCCTGGGaaggatttttatttattttttactccaTTTCCACAATTCAAATGCAAATTTGATGGTGCATGATTGTTCATTCAATGACTATTTATTGCAATTTTGTGAAATTCATTAGTTGAAACAAACTGGATGTACATTTAACAGTGTACCTGCAGCAACCACTTTTGTTTTCCAAAGGAATACTTACATGTATTTCAGGATTTTGAAAGAAGGTTAGAGTTAACCTTTTTATCAAAGTCAAAACTAATCCCTACAATGTACACATGTAGTGCTTATGACCTACATTGCCCTACATAGGCCTATAATTTAAAAGAATACAAAGTGTTTGGGATGAACTTGGGTGAAAAATACATCTCCCGCACCTCAACAAACCAATATTATGCACACTTTGGAGTTACACATAGTAGATCATAACATGTACCCTCTTTTTGTTTTTCGCTTTTCACAAACTGGATTCATGATCTATTTCTCAATTTATGAGGGTGGGTGTGTTCATGAATGCTTTGGCTATAGAAATAATTGGAACCCGCTGTCCCATTGCAGAACATTGATGGAGTTTACCTTCTTGTGGAGTTTATTCATTTTTTCCTCAACGGCAGTATTCAGCTAAAAAATTAatcataacaataattaatatgtattacataataaataataaattcacCGATGAACTATAatttagtgtttgtagaaacaaacactaggtgttcggctattgttatTAGCTCGTCAAAATTCAAAGAAATCAAACGGAAATGTTTTCTCGATGTGTgatatggtaaagcatcaatgtctacatttcaacctaaaagccagTATTTAACGCCATTTCAAAGCATTCTACAGGCACTACCGGTGtagacaggtcaaaaggtcaataAAAGGTCACCAATATATCCATTTCAATGAAGTACGTAAAgtcctttcatatgatgtatagattagCAAAATAGCTTAtttggttgaggaaatatgaaccttTGAAATACAGACGACTGTAGACGAGACTAACTAGTTGAAAAGGgaaatgtattttgaaatgCCTCGAGCGCAGACTAAACACGAAGCTACATTTACGGCACTGTATGGATGCATGAGCACTGAAGTGTCACACTGCAGGTGTTGGACATGTACAATCTTTATGCACAACCCAATGGCGGAGTGCGAAGTCCTTTAGAtatgaatttttgaattttcaacatctgatttgaaccagaagacaagatcaaagtGGGgacatgtctgtgaggcgtttgagttgttcgggctgttgcccgaacacctagtTATATTGTACCTTTCTCTAAATGTATAACTTTGCATTTAATCAGCATTATGTTGACAAACACATGACTCTTACATTAATGGAACCAAAATACCATTGACTTCTGTTTATTTAGAAACCATgataacaaaaatgtattaatttattgtaTTTGTAGATCACTGGCAGTTGGAGCTAGGACAGGTTTTAGGCTTTTCTCCCTTACATCGGTCGACAAGCTTGAGCATATCTATGAAAATGGTATGTATTCTATTTGTTATAGAAAGGCgtattaaatttgtttgttttagtcaAGGTTGTTCATGTATTATCCAAATTTGGACATGATTTGAATAATTGAAATACTATTTTGAAATCTTCTAGATTCCGAGGATATCTGTATTGTTGAGCGACTCTTCTCAAGTAGCCTGGTTGCTGTGGTCAGCCTATCAGCACCTCGTAAGCTGAAAGTATGCCACTTCAAGAAGGGTACAGAGATATGTAACTACAGCTATTCCAATACCATCCTAGCTGTCAAGTTAAATAGAAGGGTAAGTAGGCGTAGAGTTTCATGAAATGGTCAGGGTTAAGTGAAGACAAAGGCACTCAAATAATCAGTtagaataaattaaaatagaTACAAAATTAAGAACAAAAATGATGTCGCACACATGGGTTGTTATACAAAATCATCAATGCAAAAACAGAGAGGCTTTATAATACTCATTTCCAAagtgttatttgttttatgtgaaTGGTCGATCTCAGGAAATACAGTTATGAATGCTCTCGTCGATCTCAGGAAATATAATTATGGATGCTCTAACTTAGGACCAAACAACAGGATGTCAACATTGCATCACTGTAACCTGTTttctaaatgtttgtttttttatttgtggtgCAGACGACTCAGTCGCTTATGTTAACATTCTGAACTCAAGTAATTTCTGGTCCATTTGgaaggtaaaaaaacaaacatggaaATAGTTGGGACTTTGGCGACGACGTTAGCCATGACATAACATATATTTTTCAACTGTTTAAAGATATTTACACCCGAAACCCTGTGTTTGTTTTGCAATACACACTTAATGTAGTGtaattgttattttgatatttattttgggtttttCTTACGAAAGAGTGGTTTTAATATACGTTAATCATTGTATCAAATTTTCAATATTTGGAAAAACATAATATATATGCCAATGATACAGCAGACTTCTTTTTCATTGTCTTTTGGGCATATTGGTTGGGTTAGTCAGTTTGGTAAAGTGAAATTAATTCCCATTGTCTAGTTTTCATAAAATACAACCTACAACCAACAcataattttttaaagactaTTTTGTTATGTGTGTGATTAGTGATTCTGATTCATACCATTAAATAGTAGTGTATCATGAAAGTATATTGATAAATCATTCTATGGTGAACTTCTTTGTGTTTGTCCTATAGAGGCTGATAGTAGCACTGGAGGAGTCCTTATACATACATAACATCCGAGATATGAAGGTGCTTCATACAATACGAGACACCCCTCCAAATCCAATGGGTCTTTGTGCTCTATCCATCAACAATGACAATTGCTACCTTGCGTACCCTGGCAGTAATCAGATTGGTGAGGTACAGATATTTGATACAGTCAATCTGCAGGCTGTTACCATGATTCCTGCACATGACAGCCCTCTTGCAGCATTGGCTTTTGACCACAGTGGGACCAAGTTGGCTACTGCTTCTGAGAAGGTTTGTGTTACATGCTCTCCTGTTTGGACTAGACCTAACACGAACGGTTTGTATAAcagacaaaaattaataattcttTTCATATTGAGGGTTGTAGTTTGCCACCTTGAAAAAGGAAAATGTATCAGGAAATTATTATACTAATACAGACAGGGGAAATgtgattttatgtttaaaaGTTAGCAATCTATTATCAGTTTTCCCAAACCTGTCATGGCTGTTTGGTCAGTGATGACCATTTTGGGGGGAacagggtgtcgtggccgagtggtttggAGCATCAAATTTAGCTTCtggtgtgggttcgattcccagtcatgacacttgtgtctttgagcaagataatctaattgcttctcttcaccaagagGTTTAAATGGGTTCCAGCAAGAGTGGTTGATACTTTGTTTGAAAAAGTGGAGCGCAATGGCAGGCtaggggctgtatactccccagggagctgagaaaggttaaaaaatgttattggcccaatgaccagggcactgatGTCAGATGCTTTGAGACATTGTTGTAAAATGCGCGTAATACGAACTAGTTACTATTAATATTGTTGGTATGAGTAGGTTAACCattgtttgtcattttaaatgcataatgttgggatacaccatagaaatagaacccggagaatgTTAAGTGTGTCATTGTGCGTGCAGTTTCGTTGttagaccatttttatggacgcgcgTATGCCTTTTTTTAAATCGTTTTGCCATACAGAACATCACACTGACTAATACACTAGAAACGGTAtcatcttgccattttgccatacatgcgTGTCACATGATGCTCACTTTGTCATACACGTGTGTCATGCAATGATCATTTTGCCAGACGCGGTCTGCCCGACACAGAGGGCGGCCAAGCTCAGCGTTCTccaggttctatttctatgggataaaacaagtgagaagactgagcTTTGACAATAACCtttagtgtccaatgcctttaagtgtgTAAACTTTATACAGTAGGATGgaactattttgtgttttacaaaTTGTTTGGTAAACTTAATGATTTAGTTTGGGTGGATATGTTTTCCATCATCATAGACAACAGCCACCGATGTTAATTTTTAACCTTAAATACTACATATCATATATGATCATAACATTTTAAatcttgttattttctttgttgtAGGGTACTGTTATTAGAGTATTTTCCATTCCCGAAGGCAAGAAGATGTTTGAGTTCAGAAGAGGTGTCAAAAGGtgcaaatcaattaattaaattcATATGAAAACATTTGTTCCATTTTGTGGTTAACTAGAAATTTAATGGAACAGGGTTTGAGCCTGTGACCTTTGGATTAACGTGACCTTTAGATAAACGTACAGGCACTGTACCAGCTAAGTTATCTAGCCCTGATGTCGACTGTGTCCCTATTTGGTCAATATTGATGTTCAGGAGTGCAAGTGGAAAGCCATTCAACTTTAAACTGCTGTTGAACCTGGCACACCAAACATCAGGAAACAGCCTGGGAAGaagcagtaggcctatacatctTGAAGGGATCACCTGAAGGGAATGTgactttttatataaaataataaaccacaagggaaatgtACTGGGAAGATATTATTTGAACTGAAGGTGGAATAGCTGTTGAGTTTGTGTTCCAACTTAAatagttaataataacaaaaaacctCCCTCACACATACAGGAGATTTACcagagttttttgttttttagaaaaatTTCGGAATTTGTAACTCCTTACAATTGATGTGCCTTTCTACATCACTTTTCATTATTACAGTACTTGTTATTTTTGATATGTGTTTGTATTTAATTGAACATTATCCTTTAAATACTCTGTTGTTTACCAGCAACCTGGAGTGGCCCTTTCTGAGGCCTTACAATTGAAATCGTTTGAAATTGTGTAAGAGCGCTATATAACTgtctcttattattattattattgttattattattattattattattattattattattattattattattattattattattattattattattattattattattattattattattattattattattattattattattattattattattattattattattattattattattattattataattattattattattattattattattattattattattattattattattattattattattattattattattattattaagtcgtTAACATAAATCCAAAGTAGTAGAATATTCATGCACTGTTATGTAATTTATTTGGAATATACAAACTCTTACTCCTCTCTGTTTGTAGATGTGTTAGCATAAGCTCTCTAGCATTCAGCACTGATTCATTGTTCCTGTGTGCATCTAGTAACACTGAGACTGTTCACATCTTCAAGCTAGAAACACCAAAAGAAAAGTAAGTTAGGATTAGAAGCGATTGTTAGAGAAATTTACAACCAGTCTTTTACCATGAGAGTAAAGTTAAGGTTCACATAGTGCCACCGTGCTCTGCAAACCTTTCAGTGTAGTTAATGTTAATGGTACAATTACTGTTCTTCAAGGAATGTGTAGAATCTCATTTTCAACACAAttctgaatatttttttttatttggctaAAGTTGACAAGACCAATTTAGCTGTTTCAATTATTGTTCATGTCTGCCCTTGATCTAATGTTTAGATATTATGATCACGAAACAGCTAAATCATATGAATGTGGAGAAGCTTCTGCATTTCATTgactttaaaatgtaaaaagaaattgttcaaCCTCTGATTTTTATTGCTGAACGTAATATTTTACGTTGGTGGTGCACTGGTGGTGCACTGGTGGTGCTACcccttccacccccccccccaccccggtATTCCTCAAACTATCTTCATTGCCTCTACAATTTCGGAAAGCATTAGGTTTAAGCACACTGTACAGGACATCAGAAAACATCACAAAGGTAAAAGACACTTGTCTTTAAAACATCTGCCCCTGCCAGAAACAAGAGCTAGAATTTCAAGAGGAATTTATACCAAACAAAAGCATACAAATGTCCATTGCAAAGGAGGAACATGATGTGGTGTTGGTCACGCtaagcacattttaaaataataatagtatacaGTGCTGGTATACCGCTATTTCAAAAAAACATGATCATATCACTCTACAATGAACCATTACAGAAACTTTAGCAGTAAAAACACTTTAGGTTTTATTTGTACACGTTTTGATGTTGTTTGGCTACAGATCAACAGAGGAACCAACAAGCTGGATGGGTTACCTTGGTAAAGCCCTGATGACTCCTGCCAACTACCTTCCCTCTCAGGTGACAGAGGTCTTTAACCAAGGCAGGGCATTTGCAACTGTCAAATTACCATTCTCTGGCCTCAAGAATGTCTGTGCACTTGCCAAGTAAGTCTAGTTAATGCTTTAATCCTGTATGGGTATGAGATACATGGTTTTTTAAATACTGCTGGTGGATTGATGCTGATGTATGACACTATCTTGGGTTTAAACTCATGACTCCAACATTTTCTTTGAGAAGATCTCTAAATCAGTAGAACAGACAGGAGCTGTGAACAGAAACAGAAAATGCAACCTAGTTCATGTCATAATTGTTTCTTTGATAAAGGAcacaaataatttaatattaaattgAAACCAATGTACACTCTGTGATTTCCGAAACTTGAAGAAAGaaaccacaaacaaatttaacttaaACAGTAGTTAAAGTGTTTTTGTTGCTTAGTTTTCATTGCCAGTGAAAGAGATTTGAATATTAAAACTGTTATAAAAGAACTCAAGAAGACATTTTGTTAACAGTATTTCCAAGCCCAGAGTTCTTGTAGCAGCAGCTGATGGCTTCTTGTATATATACAACCTTGACCCAATGGATGGAGGAGACTGCACCCTTCTTAAACAACACAGGTAATGTTGACCCAACttataactgttttaatttatgGTCAAACTAAATATTCCAAGTCAATGTTATTGCACCCTGCTTAAACAACACAGGTAATATTGACCCAACttataactgttttaatttatgGTCAAACTAAATATTCCAAGTCAATGTTATTGCACCCTTCTTAAACAACACAGGTAATGTTGACCCAACttataactgttttaatttatgGTTAAACTAAATATTCCAAGTCAATGTTATTGCACCCTTCTTAAACAACACAGGTAATGTTGACCCAACTTATAACTTTTAATTTATGGTCAAACTAAATATTCCAAGTCAATGTTATTGCACCCTTCTTAAACAACACAGGTAATGTTGACCCAACTTATAACTGCTTAATTTATGGTCAAACTAAATATTCCAAGTCAATGTTGAGGTGGTACTGCTGAGATCCAGTGTCCTCATCTAAATGTAAACTATATTGGGTGAAGTTATGCTCATTtcctgtttttaaataaaagttttcAGGACATTCtcttttgaattattttataacaataataacaatattaggGTAATGAAGAACCATAGTCATGTACACATCGAGCTATCTTCATGGcatcacacaatttgtgcattttattatttatagatTAACATTCATACATATACAGACATTTTTATAGCACCCACGTAGAttccctatgttccaacaccactatgtttcgacacccttatgttccgacaactcgaCCTTTATTTCCGACACCCCTTAGTTCTGTCATCCATTTATTCCGACAacccaaacacccctatgttccgacacccctttgttccaacacccctatgttccgtcATCCATTTATTCCGACAacccaaacacccctatgttccgacacccctatgttccgacacccctatgttccgacatccatTTATTCCGACAACCCAAACactcctatgttccgacacccctttgttccaacacccctacgTTCCGACATCCATTTATTCCGACAACCCAAACACCCCtttgttccaacacccctacgTTCCGACATCCATTTATTCCGACAacccaaacacccctatgttccgacacccctttgttccaacacccctatgttccgacatccatTTATTCCGACAACCCAAACactcctatgttccgacacccctttgTTCCGACATCCATTTATTCCGACATCCATTTATTCCGACAacccaaacacccctatgttccgacacccctatgttccaacacccctatgttccgacatccatTTATTCCGACAacccaaacacccctatgttccgacacccctatgttccaacacccctatgttccgacatccatTTATTCTGACAacccaaacacccctatgttccgacacccgtATGTTCCGACATCCATTTATTCCGAAAacccaaacacccctatgttccgacacccctttgttccaacacccctatgttccgacatccatTTATTCTGACAacccaaacacccctatgttccgacacccctttgttccaacacccctatgttccgacatccaGTTATTCCGACAACCCATACaccccctatgttccgacacccctttgttccaacatccctatgttccgacatccatTTGTTCCGACAacccaaacacccctatgttccgacacccctttgttccaacacccctatgttctgacatcCATTTATTCCGACAacccaaacacccctatgttccgacacccctatgtcccaacacccctatgttccgacatccatTTATTCCGACAACcgaaacacccctatgttccgacacccctatcttccgacacccctatgttccgacatccatTTATTTCGACAacccaaacacccctatgttccgacacccctatgttccgacaagcTGCACCAACATTTGTGTTCGCAATTTTTCAAGTATAATTTATATGAAAAGTGTTATTCTGCAACTTTGGTTTAATAAGAAGGGCTgagtaaatggggggggggggggtaggacttgattatttgttattattaattgttaacatattactactataattattattggggggggggcaaatgaaAGAAATTACACATCGGCGCAGTAAACGCAGGGGAGAgttgtaatttttataaattgaaggCTCATGTAACGGACACGCATCtaacaaagaaaattgtaaaGTACCGAGCATTTTCTTGTGAGCTTACTCGGGGAGCCATAACTCATGTTTATAACCACAAGACAAAAGCACCAAATTCATGTGTGATTCGATTATACCCTATGAATGTACAAACTTATTAACGGCCGAAATTTGCCGGGAAACATGTAATACAActtatgtttttgttattggtcAACAGAGTAATAATGTGCGAATATaacttgtcggaacataggggtgtcggaatataggggtgtcagaatataggggtgtcggaacataggggtgtcggaatataggttcagttgtcggaaAATAGGGGTagcggaacataggggtgtcggaatataggggtgtcggaacataggagtGTCTGAAAataggttcagttgtcggaacGTAGGGGTGTCgaaatataggggtgtcggaatatagaggtgtcggaatatagggatgtcggaatatagggcgagttgtcggaacattggggtgtcggaacatagcgatgtcggaatataggtgtgtaacTGACAGGTCATAACTGCTTTGAATTAAaaaagaattacaaatttagTTTATTAATTTGAAAATGTGATCAAcaaaacagctctgcatttgtgcacaaatgcatttatgtctagttatttttattaaactGACCGATAGCAATATGTCTCCAGCCTGCTCCACTGTATTGGAAACAAGTGCTTTGTCATCTGGGTAGTCCATGTCAGTGATCATCAAAGAAgacactattattatttcatttaagAAAAAACTGGGGCTACCATGGCTAGTCGGCTTTTCCCGTTCATCCACGCATAGACATATTAACCCAGTTCAGTGTAATACCATGTAAGGTCTATGTCACTGTTTTACAGATTGGATGGCCAAGTAGACAGCAGTGAATCAAGTCACCTTGCCAGCAACCCCAGTGGGGTAGCAACTGGCCAGacagctgctgctgctgctgctgagtTGCCAGGAGGAAGCAGGCCATACTCAGGAGTTGCTACATTTGCAGCAGCAGCAGGAGGAGGTGGTAGTGGCAAGATAGAACCACTTTCAGCGTCACCACATCGATCACCACGAGGTTAGTCAGAAATCCAgtacccccccctcccccccaccccccgagggttcttgaaataaaatatacTTAACAAAGTTGATTTGTGGGGatgatgtaataataataaatacaaaaataataataacaaattcttatatagcgcatttacaataaccgtatcaatgctgtttacattagtgccctggtaatatggccaataacatccctgtaatgtttctcagctccctagggagtatacagccctgagctgcctgtaaggcgcttgtggctttttcatacacaatatcaacctctaccctcgcaggtaccaatttatacccctgggtgaagagaagcaattatagtaaagtatcttgctcaaggacacaagtgtcacggccgggatttaaacccacactcccgtgaatcagcaccagaacttgaatttgatgctcttaaccactcggccatgacactcggccatgacactctttTGCTTTTGAGTTTGTTGATATTTCACAAATATTTCCACTACAATTTGAAGATTGGTTTGGATGACAAAGTGcttgaaaaggtttttttctttctgttttagGCATTTATTGAGGCTGAATTTTGACCAAACCTTCAGGGGGCTTAGCCCCCTAAACCACCACCGGGCTTTGCTCTTGGACACCATCCAATATATTTTTGTAGCCCCACCCGCCCTCCTCATAAACTGGGTGCGGCATTGCTTTTGAGAAGGCCCCCCTGTGCCCTAAACAGGAGCAATCATAAAAGGCCCCACTCTGTGCCCCGAACAGGAGCAATAATAAAAGGCCCCACCCTGTGCCCCGAACAGGAGCAATCATAAAAGGCCCCACTCTGTGCCCCGAACAGGAGCAATCATAAAAGACCCCACCCTGTGCCCCAAACAGGAGTAATCATAAAAGGCCACACACTGTGCCCCAAACAGAAGCAATCATAAAAGGGCCCACCCTGTGCCCCAAACAGGAGCAATCATAAAAGGGCACACCCTGTGCCCCAAACAGGAACAATCATAAAAGGCACCACTCTTTGCCCCAAACAGGAACAATCATAAAAGGCACCACTCTGTGCCCCAAACAGGAACAATCATAAAAGGCACCACTCTGTGCCCCAAACAGGAACAATCATAAAAGGCACCACTCTTTGCCCCAAACAGGAGCAATCATAAAAGGCACCACTCTGTGCCCCAAACAGGAACAATCATAAAAGGCACCACTCTTTGCCCCAAACAGGAGCAATAATAAAAGGCACCACTCTGTGCCCTAAACAGGAGCAATCATAAAAGGCACCACTCTTTGCCCCAAACAGGAGCAATCATAAAAGGCACCACTCTGTGCCCTAAATAGGAGCAATCATAAAAGGCCCCACCCTGTGCCCCAAACAGGAGCAATCATAAAAGGCACCACCCTGTGCCCCAAACAAGAACAATCATAAAAGGCACCACTCTTTTCCCAAACAGGAGCAATCGTAAAAGGCACCACTCTGTGCCCTAACAGGAGCAATCACAAAAAGGCACCACTCTGTGCCCTAAACAGGAGCAACCATAAAAGGCCCCACTCTGTTGTCCTTAAATATTGTAATTAGTAGCAGTTATCACAAAACAATTAGATGTAATAATTGCCTGGGGGACTGTATACTCATTACACAGTGCTGTTGCACTTAAGCATCAATTGGATGGGGTCatatgggttcaaatcccacctggcTAGTATACTTGTGGAGCACAGAGTCTCTGTGCTTATCACACATAGGTGTATGGTAAAATCACAAATATTATACAACATAATtgtgaagcaaaacaaaattgaaacccCACCTGACTGTTTCTCTTCTATTAAGGGAGCCCAGCGAGGCAGGCATATGATACAACAGGAACAGATGATCTACTAGGAGCAGCTGCTGAAGAACCACACCTATATGACCCTCCTGCTGGATTGAATACCCTTAGacttgatgatgataatgagTTTCCTCCAATGACACATCATACAGACTCATCTTAAAGATTCATTCACTTCTATTCAGGAGCCCTTCAGGTATGATGGGCAATATATGGGAGTGCACTGTTTGATTAATTACCCATACCTAAAATTGTCATGTGTCCGCTATATCTCAAACTGGCTTAAGAGTTTTTAAGGACAACAAATTGCACATCATTTAAAAAGTGTGCTAAGGTAGCAGATACAGGTAAGCACACTGTTAAAGTCCCGAGGTTTGACTTGAGCAAAGTTTAAATCTTGTGAGATGCACAATGTCTGCGACTTGTTCCCCTTATTGTTGTCCTTGTGGCTGAAGAATTTGTTTTGGAATATTTCAGATGGAAGCatttaaaactgttttcctGAAAGATAAACCACACCTACATTTACATAATGTTATTAGCATATAATTGGTATACATCTTAATGTTGTAAAGCAGGGAAACGGGTTTATAAAACCAAGACTACCGATTAACAAGCAAGTTGCTTTCATTCAATAGTTAGTCCCCTGTGACTTCTTGAACACAGGttcaaatggaaacaaaatgaagCCTGTTATCATCAATTGctaaatacaaaacatttttaaccAACTATAAAAGTGTCTGCTGGGGTCCACAACTTTTTAATACCAACATAGttttttttggggaaaagttgTTGATGAGTTTCCTGTTCATGTTGTATTCTAGCTGTCACACGATAGACATTTTGACATACATTTATTACCAACTT from Asterias rubens chromosome 7, eAstRub1.3, whole genome shotgun sequence includes:
- the LOC117292663 gene encoding WD repeat domain phosphoinositide-interacting protein 2-like is translated as MNLVNQPADPSSNLLFVNFNQDYTSLAVGARTGFRLFSLTSVDKLEHIYENDSEDICIVERLFSSSLVAVVSLSAPRKLKVCHFKKGTEICNYSYSNTILAVKLNRRRLIVALEESLYIHNIRDMKVLHTIRDTPPNPMGLCALSINNDNCYLAYPGSNQIGEVQIFDTVNLQAVTMIPAHDSPLAALAFDHSGTKLATASEKGTVIRVFSIPEGKKMFEFRRGVKRCVSISSLAFSTDSLFLCASSNTETVHIFKLETPKEKSTEEPTSWMGYLGKALMTPANYLPSQVTEVFNQGRAFATVKLPFSGLKNVCALANISKPRVLVAAADGFLYIYNLDPMDGGDCTLLKQHRLDGQVDSSESSHLASNPSGVATGQTAAAAAAELPGGSRPYSGVATFAAAAGGGGSGKIEPLSASPHRSPRGSPARQAYDTTGTDDLLGAAAEEPHLYDPPAGLNTLRLDDDNEFPPMTHHTDSS